Proteins from one Mercurialis annua linkage group LG7, ddMerAnnu1.2, whole genome shotgun sequence genomic window:
- the LOC126657519 gene encoding S-protein homolog 74-like, translating into MAKFLYIMAIALTFFVAKNDSTMFNAFHVHITSRLGAGKTLTVRCKSGDDDLGIHKLNPGERYTINFKLNFFATTLFWCDTSPNKTHYRNFRVFWWGDDFMLERCSPRNNCYWIFKNEGVYLRNIKREVNEFRYTWKRKYSKKSNLN; encoded by the coding sequence ATGGCAAAATTCTTGTATATTATGGCAATAGCCTTAACCTTCTTTGTTGCAAAAAATGACTCGACAATGTTCAATGCATTTCACGTTCATATTACAAGCAGACTGGGGGCAGGCAAGACCTTGACCGTGCGTTGCAAGTCCGGCGATGATGATCTTGGCATTCATAAACTAAATCCGGGCGAGAGATATACTATAAATTTCAAGCTGAATTTCTTCGCCACTACACTTTTTTGGTGCGATACGTCTCCTAATAAGACTCATTATAGGAATTTCAGGGTATTTTGGTGGGGTGACGACTTTATGCTTGAAAGGTGTAGTCCCCGTAATAATTGTTATTGGATCTTTAAAAATGAAGGAGTTTATCTAAGAAATATAAAGCGAGAAGTCAATGAATTTCGATACACATGGAAGCGTAAATATTCAAAGAAATCAAATTTGAACTAG